ACTTCAATCTGAATTAAATCTTCAAAATTTACAAGTATGGTCAAACTTTCCAGGTATTGATCATGAGGCTTGTATGAGAAGTATTAAATTATTTAATGATGAAGTTATTACAAAAATTAATTTAGATACCTCAAGTCTTGAAAGAGCAAGTTAATGAAACTTGAATTAAGAAAATTTACAAAATTTGTTGATAAAACTTTTATTGAAGGTGGTAAAGAAGCAAAAGAACCAGTCCTTTTAGTTTCAGTTGCGGCTGTGTTTAAAAACCCATGGGATGGACAAGGCTTCGTAGAAGATCTAAAGCCTGTTATTTTAGATCAAGCACCAAAGCTAGGTGATCTATTGGTACCAGAATTAATTAAAGAAATTGGATCTCCAGAAAAAATTTTAGCATATGGTAAAGCAGGTATTGTTGGTTTGAATGGTGAAATTGAGCACGCGTCAGCATTTATTCACACATTAAGATTTGGAAATAAATTTAGAGATGCAGTTGGTGGTACTTCTTATTTAAGTTTTACTAATACGAGAGGTCCTGCAGGATCAAAAATTTCAATACCAATGATGCACAAAACAGACTCGGGTCTTAGACCATATTATTTAACTCATGAGTTCACAATACATGATGCTCCTTTTGATAACGAAATAGTAATTGCTATAGGAGGTGCATCAACTGGCAGGGCTCATGCTAGAACTGGTGATCGTTATCAAGATATGAAAGAAATGGGATTAGATCCTAAATAAAAATGTCAAAATCTAATTTTGATAATAATCAAAATTATTTCAATTTTATCGATAATAAAACTATTCCTATAGTTTTTGTCCATGGTGTTGGATTGGATCACAAAATGTGGAATTCTCAAATTAAATCATTCTTAAAATTTTCTACACTTACTTATGATCTATTAGGTCATGGCAAAACAAATTGTGAAAAAGAGAATATAACCTTAGATGATTTTTCCAATCAATTGTTATCAATTTTAGATTTTTTAAAAATTAAAAAAATAAATTTAGTAGGATTTTCTTTAGGCTCATTAATTGCCTTAGATTTTACCTCAAAATTTGGTAAAAAAATTAATTCTCTCACACTAATTGGGACGACCTATAAAAGAACTGATGAACAAAGAAAAATGGTTATTGATAGGTACAACCAAGCAAAACTCAACAAACCAATTTCAAAGCAAGCATTAAAAAGGTGGTTTAGTGATAAATATTTAAATGAACATCCTGAAACTTATGATGAATTTATGCAAATTTTAAACAAGAATCCTAATGATCATAAGAGTTTTTTAAAATCATATAATTTATTTGCAAATCATGTTGATGACATTGAAAAAATTAAAAAAATTAATTGTAGAACTTTAGTTATGACAGGTTCAAATGATCCTGGATCAACTCCATTAATGTCTAAGGAATTATCTAATGATCTTGCTAATGCAAAATTTATTGAAATTCCTGATGGAAAACATCTTTGTAGTATAGAATGTGCGGATATAGTAAATAAGAATATAAATAAATTTATAGAAAAT
The DNA window shown above is from alpha proteobacterium HIMB5 and carries:
- a CDS encoding hypothetical protein (PFAM: conserved hypothetical protein); this encodes MKLELRKFTKFVDKTFIEGGKEAKEPVLLVSVAAVFKNPWDGQGFVEDLKPVILDQAPKLGDLLVPELIKEIGSPEKILAYGKAGIVGLNGEIEHASAFIHTLRFGNKFRDAVGGTSYLSFTNTRGPAGSKISIPMMHKTDSGLRPYYLTHEFTIHDAPFDNEIVIAIGGASTGRAHARTGDRYQDMKEMGLDPK
- a CDS encoding alpha/beta hydrolase family protein, which codes for MSKSNFDNNQNYFNFIDNKTIPIVFVHGVGLDHKMWNSQIKSFLKFSTLTYDLLGHGKTNCEKENITLDDFSNQLLSILDFLKIKKINLVGFSLGSLIALDFTSKFGKKINSLTLIGTTYKRTDEQRKMVIDRYNQAKLNKPISKQALKRWFSDKYLNEHPETYDEFMQILNKNPNDHKSFLKSYNLFANHVDDIEKIKKINCRTLVMTGSNDPGSTPLMSKELSNDLANAKFIEIPDGKHLCSIECADIVNKNINKFIEN